The proteins below are encoded in one region of Syngnathus acus chromosome 2, fSynAcu1.2, whole genome shotgun sequence:
- the acss2 gene encoding acetyl-coenzyme A synthetase, cytoplasmic isoform X3, with amino-acid sequence MIPDKAPEDDVFHGAEEMRRGAHVPTFDKFKEMYMQSIEDPDKFWGDMAKDFFWKTKHTGRFLDYNFDTTKGDIFIKCMEGASTNICYNVLDRNVQDRKLGDKVAFYWEGNEPGDELTVTYRELLTSVCRFANVLKSQGVKKGDRVAIYMPMVVELVVAMLACARIGAVHSIVFAGFSAESLCDRIVDSQCSLLITADGFYRGDKLINLKLLADEALQKCTDKGFSLERCIVLKHLSKEAQEISLKSPPAKRPCPDLQVPWNPQVDKCWHALMADSSDECEPEWCASEDPLFILYTSGSTGKPKGVLHTVSGYMLYTAATFKLVFDHRPDDIYWCTADIGWITGHSYITYGPLANGATSVLFEGLPTYPDVSRIWEIVDKYHVSKFYTAPTAIRMLMKYGSEPVQKYKRDSLKVLGTVGEPINPEAWHWYFTVVGDGRCPIVDTFWQTETGGHVMTPLPAATPMKPGSATFPFFGVVPAILNESGEELEGTSEGYLVFKQPWPGVMRTVFGNHARFESTYFKKFPGYYVTGDGCRRDKDGYYWITGRIDDMLNVSGHLLSTAEVESALVGHEAIAEAAVVGRPHPVKGESLYCFVTLRDGVNYNRTLEAQLKKQVREKIGAIATPDFIQDAPTLPKTRSGKIMRRVLRKIAGGERDLGDISTLADSSVVEQLFQNRCGAGE; translated from the exons ATGATTCCCGACAAGGCGCCCGAGGACGACGTCTTTCACGGGGCTGAGGAGATGCGGAGGGGGGCCCACGTCCCCACCTTTGACAAATTTAAGGAAATGTACATGCAGTCCATTGAGGACCCTGACA AGTTCTGGGGGGACATGGCCAAGGACTTCTTCTGGAAGACCAAACACACAGGTCGTTTCTTGGACTACAACTTTGACACGACCAAAGGAGACATCTTCATCAAGTGCATGGAGGGAGCATCCACCAACATCTGCTACAATGTGCTCGACCGCAACGTTCAAGACAGGAAGCTAGGCGACAAAGTGGCCTTCTACTG GGAAGGCAACGAGCCCGGCGATGAGCTGACGGTGACCTACAGAGAGCTGCTGACCAGTGTCTGTCGCTTTGCTAACGTCCTGAAGTCACAGG GTGTGAAGAAAGGAGACCGCGTAGCAATTTACATGCCCATGGTGGTGGAGCTAGTGGTGGCCATGTTGGCCTGCGCTCGCATCGGAGCCGTCCACTCCATCGTG TTTGCAGGTTTCTCTGCGGAGTCGTTGTGTGACAGGATTGTGGACTCGCAGTGTTCACTGCTTATCACCGCAG ATGGCTTCTACCGAGGGGATAAGCTGATCAACCTGAAACTCTTAGCGGATGAAGCTCTGCAGAAATGCACAGACAA AGGATTCTCACTTGAGAGATGCATCGTATTGAAACATTTATCCAAAGAAGCGCAAGAGATTTCCCTTAAGTCTCCCCCTGCCAAACGGCCATGTCCTGACCTCCAG GTGCCGTGGAACCCGCAAGTGGACAAATGTTGGCACGCTTTGATGGCTGACTCGTCGGACGAGTGTGAACCGGAGTGGTGCGCGTCTGAAGATCCTCTCTTCATCCTCTACACTAGCGGCTCCACAGGCAAGCCCAAG GGTGTCCTTCACACCGTCAGTGGCTACATGCTCTACACCGCCGCCACCTTCAAGCTGGTGTTTGACCATCGGCCTGACGACATTTACTGGTGCACAGCCGACATTGGCTGGATCACCGGACACTCGTACATAACCTACGGGCCGCTGGCTAACGGCGCCACCAGCGTTTTG TTTGAGGGTCTTCCGACGTATCCGGACGTGAGCCGCATTTGGGAGATTGTGGACAAATACCACGTGAGCAAGTTCTACACGGCCCCCACCGCCATCAGGATGCTGATGAAGTACGGCAGCGAGCCGGTGCAAAA GTACAAGCGAGACTCTCTGAAGGTTTTAGGCACAGTCGGAGAGCCCATCAACCCTGAGGCCTGGCACTGGTACTTCACGGTCGTGGGAGACGGCAGATGTCCCATCGTTGACACGTTCTGGCAGACGGAGACG GGCGGACACGTGATGACGCCTCTGCCGGCAGCCACGCCCATGAAGCCGGGCTCTGCT ACGTTTCCATTCTTTGGCGTGGTGCCAGCCATCTTGAACGAGTCTGGCGAGGAGTTGGAGGGCACGAGTGAAGGTTATCTG GTGTTCAAGCAGCCGTGGCCTGGCGTGATGAGGACGGTGTTTGGGAACCACGCAAGATTTGAAAGCACCTACTTCAAGAAGTTCCCGGGATACTACGTGACTGGAGATG GCTGCCGTAGAGACAAGGACGGATACTACTGGATCACCGGGAGGATAGATGACATGCTCAACGTCTCAG GTCATTTGCTGAGCACAGCAGAGGTGGAGTCAGCGTTGGTGGGGCATGAGGCCATCGCAGAGGCCGCCGTGGTGGGTCGGCCACATCCCGTCAAAGGAGAAAGTCTCTACTGCTTTGTGACGTTACGTGACGGTGTCAACTACAATCGCACGCTGGAGGCCCAGCTCAAAAAACAAG
- the acss2 gene encoding acetyl-coenzyme A synthetase, cytoplasmic isoform X1, which translates to MIPDKAPEDDVFHGAEEMRRGAHVPTFDKFKEMYMQSIEDPDKFWGDMAKDFFWKTKHTGRFLDYNFDTTKGDIFIKCMEGASTNICYNVLDRNVQDRKLGDKVAFYWEGNEPGDELTVTYRELLTSVCRFANVLKSQGVKKGDRVAIYMPMVVELVVAMLACARIGAVHSIVFAGFSAESLCDRIVDSQCSLLITADGFYRGDKLINLKLLADEALQKCTDKGFSLERCIVLKHLSKEAQEISLKSPPAKRPCPDLQQETETGRVRKTRPVPQVPWNPQVDKCWHALMADSSDECEPEWCASEDPLFILYTSGSTGKPKGVLHTVSGYMLYTAATFKLVFDHRPDDIYWCTADIGWITGHSYITYGPLANGATSVLFEGLPTYPDVSRIWEIVDKYHVSKFYTAPTAIRMLMKYGSEPVQKYKRDSLKVLGTVGEPINPEAWHWYFTVVGDGRCPIVDTFWQTETGGHVMTPLPAATPMKPGSATFPFFGVVPAILNESGEELEGTSEGYLVFKQPWPGVMRTVFGNHARFESTYFKKFPGYYVTGDGCRRDKDGYYWITGRIDDMLNVSGHLLSTAEVESALVGHEAIAEAAVVGRPHPVKGESLYCFVTLRDGVNYNRTLEAQLKKQVREKIGAIATPDFIQDAPTLPKTRSGKIMRRVLRKIAGGERDLGDISTLADSSVVEQLFQNRCGAGE; encoded by the exons ATGATTCCCGACAAGGCGCCCGAGGACGACGTCTTTCACGGGGCTGAGGAGATGCGGAGGGGGGCCCACGTCCCCACCTTTGACAAATTTAAGGAAATGTACATGCAGTCCATTGAGGACCCTGACA AGTTCTGGGGGGACATGGCCAAGGACTTCTTCTGGAAGACCAAACACACAGGTCGTTTCTTGGACTACAACTTTGACACGACCAAAGGAGACATCTTCATCAAGTGCATGGAGGGAGCATCCACCAACATCTGCTACAATGTGCTCGACCGCAACGTTCAAGACAGGAAGCTAGGCGACAAAGTGGCCTTCTACTG GGAAGGCAACGAGCCCGGCGATGAGCTGACGGTGACCTACAGAGAGCTGCTGACCAGTGTCTGTCGCTTTGCTAACGTCCTGAAGTCACAGG GTGTGAAGAAAGGAGACCGCGTAGCAATTTACATGCCCATGGTGGTGGAGCTAGTGGTGGCCATGTTGGCCTGCGCTCGCATCGGAGCCGTCCACTCCATCGTG TTTGCAGGTTTCTCTGCGGAGTCGTTGTGTGACAGGATTGTGGACTCGCAGTGTTCACTGCTTATCACCGCAG ATGGCTTCTACCGAGGGGATAAGCTGATCAACCTGAAACTCTTAGCGGATGAAGCTCTGCAGAAATGCACAGACAA AGGATTCTCACTTGAGAGATGCATCGTATTGAAACATTTATCCAAAGAAGCGCAAGAGATTTCCCTTAAGTCTCCCCCTGCCAAACGGCCATGTCCTGACCTCCAG CAGGAGACAGAAACAGGCAGAGTAAGAAAAACCCGTCCTGTTCCGCAG GTGCCGTGGAACCCGCAAGTGGACAAATGTTGGCACGCTTTGATGGCTGACTCGTCGGACGAGTGTGAACCGGAGTGGTGCGCGTCTGAAGATCCTCTCTTCATCCTCTACACTAGCGGCTCCACAGGCAAGCCCAAG GGTGTCCTTCACACCGTCAGTGGCTACATGCTCTACACCGCCGCCACCTTCAAGCTGGTGTTTGACCATCGGCCTGACGACATTTACTGGTGCACAGCCGACATTGGCTGGATCACCGGACACTCGTACATAACCTACGGGCCGCTGGCTAACGGCGCCACCAGCGTTTTG TTTGAGGGTCTTCCGACGTATCCGGACGTGAGCCGCATTTGGGAGATTGTGGACAAATACCACGTGAGCAAGTTCTACACGGCCCCCACCGCCATCAGGATGCTGATGAAGTACGGCAGCGAGCCGGTGCAAAA GTACAAGCGAGACTCTCTGAAGGTTTTAGGCACAGTCGGAGAGCCCATCAACCCTGAGGCCTGGCACTGGTACTTCACGGTCGTGGGAGACGGCAGATGTCCCATCGTTGACACGTTCTGGCAGACGGAGACG GGCGGACACGTGATGACGCCTCTGCCGGCAGCCACGCCCATGAAGCCGGGCTCTGCT ACGTTTCCATTCTTTGGCGTGGTGCCAGCCATCTTGAACGAGTCTGGCGAGGAGTTGGAGGGCACGAGTGAAGGTTATCTG GTGTTCAAGCAGCCGTGGCCTGGCGTGATGAGGACGGTGTTTGGGAACCACGCAAGATTTGAAAGCACCTACTTCAAGAAGTTCCCGGGATACTACGTGACTGGAGATG GCTGCCGTAGAGACAAGGACGGATACTACTGGATCACCGGGAGGATAGATGACATGCTCAACGTCTCAG GTCATTTGCTGAGCACAGCAGAGGTGGAGTCAGCGTTGGTGGGGCATGAGGCCATCGCAGAGGCCGCCGTGGTGGGTCGGCCACATCCCGTCAAAGGAGAAAGTCTCTACTGCTTTGTGACGTTACGTGACGGTGTCAACTACAATCGCACGCTGGAGGCCCAGCTCAAAAAACAAG
- the LOC119119745 gene encoding microtubule-associated protein RP/EB family member 1-like yields the protein MAVNVYSTSVTSENLSRHDMLVWINDSLQMNLTKIEMLCSGAAYCQFMDMLFPGSVPVKKVKFGAKLEHEYIHNFKLLQFAFKKMNIDKIIPVDKLVKGKFQDNFEFVQWFKKFFDANYCESEYDPVEARKGQEAATPPNAAMSALNKPPKKAIGRTPQRPPVAKVAPKVVPINAKKSASATANKEGAEIQSELEELRCTVQDIEKERDFYFGKLRNIELICQENEGQGDPALQKIVDILYAVDEGFEIPEAEEQEEF from the exons ATGGCTGTGAACGTCTACTCCACCTCGGTGACCAGCGAAAACTTGAGTCGCCACGACATGCTCGTGTGGATCAACGACTCGCTGCAGATGAACCTCACCAAGATCGAGATGTTGTGTTCAG GTGCCGCCTACTGTCAGTTCATGGACATGTTGTTCCCGGGCTCTGTTCCcgtgaaaaaagtgaaatttgGCGCCAAGCTGGAGCACGAGTACATCCACAACTTCAAGCTCCTCCAGTTCGCCTTCAAGAAAATGAACATCGACAAA ATCATACCAGTGGACAAGCTGGTGAAGGGCAAGTTCCAAGACAACTTTGAGTTTGTGCAATGGTTCAAAAAGTTCTTTGATGCCAACTACTGCGAGAGCGAGTATGACCCGGTGGAGGCCAGGAAGGGCCAAGAGGCGGCAACTCCACCCAACGCCGCCATGTCGGCCCTCAACAAGCCCCCAAAGAAGGCCATCGGCCGGA CTCCTCAGAGGCCACCGGTTGCCAAAGTCGCCCCTAAAGTGGTGCCCATCAACGCCAAGAAGTCCGCAAGTGCCACCGCCAACAAGGAGGGGGCGGAGATCCAGtcagaa CTGGAGGAACTCAGGTGTACGGTTCAGGACATCGAGAAGGAGAGAGACTTTTACTTTGGGAAGCTGCGGAACATTGAGCTTATTTGCCAGGAGAATGAAGGCCAGGGTGACCCCGCACTGCAGAAGATTGTGGATATCCTGTACGCTGTAGAt GAGGGCTTTGAGATACCAGAAGCTGAAGAGCAGGAGGAGTTTTAG
- the acss2 gene encoding acetyl-coenzyme A synthetase, cytoplasmic isoform X2: MIPDKAPEDDVFHGAEEMRRGAHVPTFDKFKEMYMQSIEDPDKFWGDMAKDFFWKTKHTGRFLDYNFDTTKGDIFIKCMEGASTNICYNVLDRNVQDRKLGDKVAFYWEGNEPGDELTVTYRELLTSVCRFANVLKSQGVKKGDRVAIYMPMVVELVVAMLACARIGAVHSIVFAGFSAESLCDRIVDSQCSLLITADGFYRGDKLINLKLLADEALQKCTDKGFSLERCIVLKHLSKEAQEISLKSPPAKRPCPDLQETETGRVRKTRPVPQVPWNPQVDKCWHALMADSSDECEPEWCASEDPLFILYTSGSTGKPKGVLHTVSGYMLYTAATFKLVFDHRPDDIYWCTADIGWITGHSYITYGPLANGATSVLFEGLPTYPDVSRIWEIVDKYHVSKFYTAPTAIRMLMKYGSEPVQKYKRDSLKVLGTVGEPINPEAWHWYFTVVGDGRCPIVDTFWQTETGGHVMTPLPAATPMKPGSATFPFFGVVPAILNESGEELEGTSEGYLVFKQPWPGVMRTVFGNHARFESTYFKKFPGYYVTGDGCRRDKDGYYWITGRIDDMLNVSGHLLSTAEVESALVGHEAIAEAAVVGRPHPVKGESLYCFVTLRDGVNYNRTLEAQLKKQVREKIGAIATPDFIQDAPTLPKTRSGKIMRRVLRKIAGGERDLGDISTLADSSVVEQLFQNRCGAGE; encoded by the exons ATGATTCCCGACAAGGCGCCCGAGGACGACGTCTTTCACGGGGCTGAGGAGATGCGGAGGGGGGCCCACGTCCCCACCTTTGACAAATTTAAGGAAATGTACATGCAGTCCATTGAGGACCCTGACA AGTTCTGGGGGGACATGGCCAAGGACTTCTTCTGGAAGACCAAACACACAGGTCGTTTCTTGGACTACAACTTTGACACGACCAAAGGAGACATCTTCATCAAGTGCATGGAGGGAGCATCCACCAACATCTGCTACAATGTGCTCGACCGCAACGTTCAAGACAGGAAGCTAGGCGACAAAGTGGCCTTCTACTG GGAAGGCAACGAGCCCGGCGATGAGCTGACGGTGACCTACAGAGAGCTGCTGACCAGTGTCTGTCGCTTTGCTAACGTCCTGAAGTCACAGG GTGTGAAGAAAGGAGACCGCGTAGCAATTTACATGCCCATGGTGGTGGAGCTAGTGGTGGCCATGTTGGCCTGCGCTCGCATCGGAGCCGTCCACTCCATCGTG TTTGCAGGTTTCTCTGCGGAGTCGTTGTGTGACAGGATTGTGGACTCGCAGTGTTCACTGCTTATCACCGCAG ATGGCTTCTACCGAGGGGATAAGCTGATCAACCTGAAACTCTTAGCGGATGAAGCTCTGCAGAAATGCACAGACAA AGGATTCTCACTTGAGAGATGCATCGTATTGAAACATTTATCCAAAGAAGCGCAAGAGATTTCCCTTAAGTCTCCCCCTGCCAAACGGCCATGTCCTGACCTCCAG GAGACAGAAACAGGCAGAGTAAGAAAAACCCGTCCTGTTCCGCAG GTGCCGTGGAACCCGCAAGTGGACAAATGTTGGCACGCTTTGATGGCTGACTCGTCGGACGAGTGTGAACCGGAGTGGTGCGCGTCTGAAGATCCTCTCTTCATCCTCTACACTAGCGGCTCCACAGGCAAGCCCAAG GGTGTCCTTCACACCGTCAGTGGCTACATGCTCTACACCGCCGCCACCTTCAAGCTGGTGTTTGACCATCGGCCTGACGACATTTACTGGTGCACAGCCGACATTGGCTGGATCACCGGACACTCGTACATAACCTACGGGCCGCTGGCTAACGGCGCCACCAGCGTTTTG TTTGAGGGTCTTCCGACGTATCCGGACGTGAGCCGCATTTGGGAGATTGTGGACAAATACCACGTGAGCAAGTTCTACACGGCCCCCACCGCCATCAGGATGCTGATGAAGTACGGCAGCGAGCCGGTGCAAAA GTACAAGCGAGACTCTCTGAAGGTTTTAGGCACAGTCGGAGAGCCCATCAACCCTGAGGCCTGGCACTGGTACTTCACGGTCGTGGGAGACGGCAGATGTCCCATCGTTGACACGTTCTGGCAGACGGAGACG GGCGGACACGTGATGACGCCTCTGCCGGCAGCCACGCCCATGAAGCCGGGCTCTGCT ACGTTTCCATTCTTTGGCGTGGTGCCAGCCATCTTGAACGAGTCTGGCGAGGAGTTGGAGGGCACGAGTGAAGGTTATCTG GTGTTCAAGCAGCCGTGGCCTGGCGTGATGAGGACGGTGTTTGGGAACCACGCAAGATTTGAAAGCACCTACTTCAAGAAGTTCCCGGGATACTACGTGACTGGAGATG GCTGCCGTAGAGACAAGGACGGATACTACTGGATCACCGGGAGGATAGATGACATGCTCAACGTCTCAG GTCATTTGCTGAGCACAGCAGAGGTGGAGTCAGCGTTGGTGGGGCATGAGGCCATCGCAGAGGCCGCCGTGGTGGGTCGGCCACATCCCGTCAAAGGAGAAAGTCTCTACTGCTTTGTGACGTTACGTGACGGTGTCAACTACAATCGCACGCTGGAGGCCCAGCTCAAAAAACAAG